In the Cheilinus undulatus linkage group 19, ASM1832078v1, whole genome shotgun sequence genome, one interval contains:
- the LOC121527473 gene encoding uncharacterized protein LOC121527473, translating into MSTAPKRNSHHVVIHAGCIALAVITQVITQVIFNLAKDSWVPNALFQTSCRNVSETFPLEVTMDWWSELYWIMIDVWSLAWLIYAMAGIFNRNVLGPESCNPEIHPPEFYLMWTMINISRMFSTMLWDRHFILGTVTLSWILPVLSFYMLYISYSNLDKHKAWLSINNPAVISWTRYLTQNSLAAFAWWSLLNAVVGLGVLFKHTVGVPDPLISTIVLTIVFLCVIAWFILQSFLLKKYLRYTFSVYAILILGLGAMFTRSYRIHDLAANTVFCGFLMLLMTILSMIHLISECLHTDKSSKPHAAEPGVMFVQTVWQPEGNIKHKLQQ; encoded by the exons ATGTCTACTGCGCCAAAAAGAAACAGTCACCATGTAGTGATACATGCTGGGTGCATTGCCCTGGCTGTTATTACTCAGGTGATCACACAGGTCATCTTTAACCTGGCGAAGGATAGCTGGGTGCCCAACG CTTTGTTTCAGACCTCGTGCAGAAATGTCTCTGAGACCTTCCCCCTGGAGGTGACGATGGACTGGTGGTCGGAGCTGTACTGGATTATGATTGATGTTTGGTCACTTGCTTGGCTCATCTATGCCATGGCAGGCATTTTCAACAG AAATGTCCTTGGCCCAGAGTCTTGCAACCCAGAGATCCATCCTCCAGAGTTTTATCTGATGTGGACCATGATTAATATTTCAAGAATGTTCAGCACAATGCTTTGGGACAGACA CTTCATTCTTGGCACCGTCACACTCAGCTGGATACTACCTGTGCTCAGTTTCTATATGCTCTACATTTCCTACTCTAACCTGGATAAGCACAAAGCCTGGCTGTCTATCAACAACCCTGCAGTGATTTCATGGACACGTTACCTG acCCAGAACAGCTTGGCAGCATTTGCCTGGTGGTCTCTCTTGAATGCTGTGGTGGGTCTCGGTGTATTATTCAAGCACACCGTAGGTGTGCCGGACCCACTGATCAGCACCATTGTCCTCACCATAGTGTTCTTGTGTGTTATAGCTTG GTTCATTCTGCAGAGCttcctgttaaaaaaatacctgCGCTACACATTTAGCGTCTATGCCATCCTCATCCTGGGCCTGGGTGCAATGTTTACCAGAAGCTATCGCATCCACGACCTTGCTGCAAACACAGTCTTTTGTG GGTTCCTGATGCTCCTGATGACCATTCTGAGCATGATCCATTTGATCTCTGAGTGTCTGCACACAGATAAATCGAGCAAGCCTCATGCTGCAGAGCCTGGGGTGATGTTTGTGCAGACAGTGTGGCAACCTGAGGggaacataaaacacaaactcCAACAGTGA